The DNA segment GGTAATACCATCTTTCAGAAAACAGGCTTATTTATTTTCAAAGTACCAGCTTAAATCTTTTTTTCTATACAAGATCATATGTAGATCCAATTCAATGACAGATATTGATAGAAGGCAATCAGCTCTGACACAGAACTGTTCATATTTCACGGGCTGGAACGTTGCTGGAGAAGGTCCCATCAGCCCAGCATTCCTAGCCGTAGAAAAAGATTGTGGTTCACTCGCCTCAGAAAAGCCAGTGGTACCTCAACCTTTTTTAAATTGGTAACTAGGTAATATTTGGATGTATGAATTAAAATGTTATGTTTTGTAAGCTGCTGAATATACACAGCATTTCcacagaattatttttttaaactttagatCACTTGAATAAAACTATCAGCAGTCCTTGTACGGGCAATATAAACCCATTTTAGTTTTTGTTCTCAAAGAGATACTCGAGGTCAGGCTGCCCTATCCTCTGCTCCATGTTGCGGTTTTTGGTGAACTCCTTCAGCAAGGTCATTACTTCATTATCAAATTCTGGAGGAGTTGGCTTGGTTTCTGTTTAGGTGAAGAAGGAAAAAAACAAAGGTCACAAAACTCATGTAAACTATGGTGTGGCTAAGTTCCAGAATAACTACTAGACACATTGGATCAAAATCCAATGCCCTCTTCAACCCACAAAAAGCACAGTTCCTACCTATTGGTTAAATTCTGTAAAGAAAATTAAATAGGGTGATGTATGCCGTGATTCAGACAAATTTcctccctttcctgaaggcattgacttttGGGGTACTGCTCCATGATctccagcagccctccagtacctcagcaaaactttcattcttcacgtgtgagcctagacagtgagtatctATTTGATTGTTAGGGACATCACAGCCGAGCTGATTGAGGACCCCAATCAACACCTTCCAGCAGGATTCACTGGATAACAATAAAGGGTAAATTCCTAATTATAAGGATCTGGAAAAGAGAGTTATAAAACAAGCTGCAGGTTCAAGCACAAAATGGTGCAATAGTAATGGCTGTTTAAAGCAAAACTCCCTCAACTTCCTTAATGGCTGACTTTTGTGTAACAGCCAAACAGACTCCAGTTTGATTTGCAgcatgtgctgagttagctgatctcaactgggctaATGGTAGAACtgttacaattagcctcagtgccacTGGGCCAGTGAGATAAAGGGTCCTCACTCCTTAGCACTATGCCGTGATTCCTGCTCAAAAGTGCACAGGTCAACAGTGTTATCTCTGGCCAGATTTGCCCTCTTGAGCTCCGGGACAGTGAGACTAATTATAATGCTCTCATttatgccccagctgagatcagctaacgcagTGTAGACCAGGGATCGTCCTGTTCTGTACACGTTAGTACCGTACACAACAtggtacatttacccactgaacctTCAGAGGTTGGGGTTTACTTTTGATGAACAAAGTTAAAATATAAAAGAAATTCAGAAGTCAACTATTTACCAATTAGTTACCTTCTAATCAGGtccgggggatggggggagaacaGCTGTCTCTGTACATACCTGTTGCCCAGTAGTAAATGTCCCAGTCATTGCTTGGCTGATTGATCAGTTTATCATACAAGCTCAGCTGCTTCTCTGTCATTTTATTCAGGTATTCTTTGGCAAAGAAGCTGAAATAAGAAATTGATCAGGCATAATGGGTTGCAAGCAAAAATACTATTATTGTTTCTAGCTGAATGACTCAGTGGCTAGTTTACCATGTGGTGCGTTACTTCGCGAAGCAGAGCAGGAAGCACTCAGATTTGATTGATGAGTTTGCTTATCTCAGCCTAGATAGATTGGGGCACAATAACTG comes from the Heptranchias perlo isolate sHepPer1 chromosome 12, sHepPer1.hap1, whole genome shotgun sequence genome and includes:
- the sdhaf2 gene encoding succinate dehydrogenase assembly factor 2, mitochondrial, whose protein sequence is MAVVRSVLSLSRQRVTRAVLGACSVRAYRGNTPDDDMKDVIQIPLPPWEERTNEPLNTKRARLLYESRKRGMLENCIILSFFAKEYLNKMTEKQLSLYDKLINQPSNDWDIYYWATETKPTPPEFDNEVMTLLKEFTKNRNMEQRIGQPDLEYLFENKN